DNA sequence from the Nitrospira sp. genome:
GTGCCGCCGACCCGTTGAAATTCCTTGTCTTGCAGCACGCGCAGGAGCTTGGCCTGCAGCGGCAACGGCATGTCCCCGATTTCGTCGAGAAACACCGTTCCGCCCTCGGCCATTTCGAGCTTGCCCTTTTGAAGCCGGTCGGCGCCGGTGAAGGCGCCGCGCTCGTGACCGAACAGTTCGTTTTCGAGCAGCGTTTCCGTGAGCGCCACACAATTGATGACGACCATGGGCATGCTCTGGCGCGGACTCCATTGATGGATGGAGCGCGCGAAGAGTTCCTTGCCGGTGCCGCTTTCCCCGAGGAGGAGAATGCTGGCGTCCGAGTTGGCGGCGCGACGCGCGGATTCGATGATGGTCTGGATCTTCGGGCTGTCGCCGACGATGGTGGCATACCGGTTCTGCACGTCCGATTGAAGGGCGGCCACCTGCCGCTTCAGGGAGTCCCGCTCCAGCGCTTTTTGAATCACGATCAGGAGATGGTCTTTTTCGAGCGGCTTCGTCAAGAAGTCGTAGGCCCCATGGCGCATGGCTTCCACGGCGTCGGGAATGGTGCCGGCGGCGGTCATGACGATGACGGGGATGTCCTCGGACTGCTTGTTCTGGGCCATGCGTTTGAGCACGTCCATGCCCTTGAGGCGGGGCAGATAGAGGTCCAGCAGCACCAGGTTCGGGGATTCCTGCTCGATGAGCTCGATGCCGCGCAGGCCGTCGGAGGCCGTCAGCGTCTTATAGCCGCCCGCGTCCAGACGATCCTGCAACATCGTGACGATGTCCTGGTCGTCGTCGACTATGAGAACCTTGGCCTTCATCGGTATCGCGACTTGCTAGCGGCGATCAGCCATTCGCACTTCGCAGTTACCCTTCCATCACATTCATGACCAAACCGGTGAGCGGCTTGGGGAAGAAGTAGGTCGACTTGTGCGGCATCCGCTCGCCCGCCGAGGCTACGGCCTTCACTTCGGCGACCTTGGTCGGGTTCAGCAGTAAGGCGGCGGTGCCGGTCCCCTGGCGCACCCAATTCAGCGCCTCGTGATCGTCTTTCGAATACAGCATCGCTTCCTGCTCCTGCTGGGTGGGACAGAGCGTAGTGACCACATGCTGTTGCAACAGGGACACATCGAGCCGGTCGCGCGGGGAGGCGGAGGCCGACGGGCGTTGGGCTTCTCGCAAGGTCAACAGGTAGTACTGCGGATCGTTCTTCAGCGCCAGCCCGAACATCGGCACGGACTGCCCGCGGCTGCGCAGGGTTTCGATAAATTGCCCCCGCACCTGGGCCTCATTGCCGGCCTGAAAGGGCAGTGTCGTGACTTCGAAGACGGGATCGAGCATGCGCAACAAATCTTTCGGGGCCGGGACGCCGGTTGTGAGCACACGGTGCGTCGGCAACACGGTCAGGCCCTTGTCCTCAAGGCTGGCGAACAGCATGAGGACATTGTCGTAAGGCTGGGGGCCAGACGGGGCATCGGCTTGCTGGCGTCGCGCGCGGCGATAATTGAGCGCCGTTTCATAGCGATGATGGCCGTCGGCGATGAAGAGCTGTTTCGTGTGCATGATCTCGACGACCTTGGCGAGCACCGCCGGATCAGTCACGCTCCACAGCCGCTGGCGGAACCCCACGTCGTCCTGAAAGTCGATGCGTGGTTTGTCGGAGGCGATGGACCGCTCGATCAACGTAAGCACGTCGTTCTGCGGATCCGAATAGAGCGAAATGATCGCACTGAAGTTTGCGCGGCAGGCTTCGAGCAAATTGAGCCGGTCGGTCTTGGCTGCGGCGCGTGTATTCTCGTGCGGGTAGATCTTGCCGGACCCGAACTCTTCCAACTCCACGGTGGAGAGAAAACCTTTGAAGACCTTCGTCGGGGTGCCGGGGGCTGAATAAGGCGGCTGGTATTCGATGGTGTGGTAGTAGATGGCCGGCTTGTCGTCCCGACGCAAGGCGCCGGACTTGAGCCACTCCTTAAGGGCGCCCGCGGCGCGGAGGTACTTGTTGTTGCCGGTAGTATCGCCAGGCTGTTCATAGCCGAGTTCCAGGCGGATGACGTTGTTCGGATGGCGATCATGCAAGGTCTTCTGCAACGATGCGTCGATAATGTCATAGGGAGGTGCCACCACCTGGCGGACGTCGCCGACGGTCGCAGGATTGTAAAGTGTACCGTGAAAGGGAATGACGTGTGCCATGCGGGTTCCTATCCTTTTCTCTCGTGGGTGCGGTGTGGTCCTGTTCGCCCGGCGGTGAGCCGGGTGTGTCGCTGAACGAGTACGCGCTGTCAGCAGAGCGTGGGCGTTGTGAAGCCGGGCGGCGGCAACTCAGCGGTCGCGAGTCACCATGTAATCGGCGGCGATGGCCAGGGCGCGCTTGGCGGTGTTGTCGTGGAACAGGTCGAGATCGCGTTTGGCTGCGGCGACGAACGCGTGTGCCCGCTCCATGGCGTAGGCGATGGACCCATACTCCTGCATCAAGCCGACGATACGGCGGAGTTCCTCGTCCGTGAGGGTGCGAGTCTCCATGCGATCCTTGATCAGCTGCCGATCCGGCTCTGAGCAGTGCTGCAGGAGGTGCAGCAGCGGCAGGGTCGCTTTGCCTTGCCGCAGGTCCTGCCCGAGTGTTTTGCCCAGGTGTTCACCGTTGGCGGTATAGTCCAGCGTATCGTCCGCCAGTTGGAATGCAATGCCCAGCCGCTGCCCGAACCGGAACAGCGCTTCTTGTAACTCTTCCGTGGCGCCACCGACGATCGCGCCGATTTTACAGGATGCCGCAATCAGTCCGGCGGTCTTATGTTCGATGATGCGGAGATATTCCGACTCCGGCATCAGCGGATTGCCGTTGTAATACAGCTGCAGCACCTCGCCTTCGGCCATTTTACGGCAGGCTTCCGAGAGCGCCTCGTTGATGCCTTGATTGCGGAAATCGACGATCTGACAGATCGCGCGCGAATAGAGATAGTCGCCCACGAGAATACTGATTTGGTTGCCCCAGACTTTGCTCGCGGTCCGGCGGCCCCGGCGCAGGTCGGCGTCATCGACGACGTCGTCGTGCAGCAGGGTGGCGGTATGGATGAATTCGACCAGGCTCCCGAGGGCTTGATGGTCCTGGCCGGCGTATCCGCAGAGATGGGCGCTGAGGAGCACGAAGAGGGGACGGACGCGTTTGCCGCCGCTGTTCAGGATATGGGCGGCGACGGTGTTGACGAGGGCGACGCTGGAGTCGAGATTTTTCCGGATCTGTTCTTCGACCCCCTCCAGTTCTTCGCGATACACGTCCCACACATCGGCCATGCTGTGGAGCGTGAGGGTGGTCGGTCCGTTCGACATGGAGCGGATAGTAGGGCAGGAAACTCCACTAAGTCAAGCTCCTGCCGATGCGTTTCTCGCGTCGATCGCGTGGTCGTTCTCTTGACAGTTTCCAGCCCCATCCAGTAAGGTGACTCCTCGCTGAATTCCCCGAACGAATGGTAGCAGTCACCGTGGTCGTGCGACAGCTTCAACGTCCCCGAGAGGGGAGTCTGTTCTCCAGGTAATTGCCTTCCAGCTTGACGAGAAAAACGTGTCATGAATGTACCAGGGCTTCCTCCCAAACAAGGGTTATATGATCCTCAGCACGAAAAAGATGCGTGCGGGGTCGGGTTTGTCGTCGATATCAAGGGCCAGCGCACACATCAGATCGTGCAGCAGGGCCTGCAGGTCTTGGAGAGCCTGACTCATCGAGGGGCGCAAGGGTGCGATCCCTGCACCGGCGACGGCGCAGGCATTCTCCTTCAAGTGCCGCATGAGTTTTTTAAGCGCGCGGCAAAAGACTGCGGGATCAAGCTGCCCGGAGCAGGTGAATATGGCGTGGGCATGGTGTTTCTGCCGCCCGATGCCGATGCCCGTGCGCAGTGCGAGACGGTGTTCAACCGCGTCATCAAGGATGCCAACGCCAAGCTCCTCGGCTGGCGCGACGTGCCGGTCAAGAGCGACGCGATCGGCGAGCTGGCCCGCACGACCGAACCGTTCATGCGGCAGGTGTTCATTGCGCGCGGGATTTTCACCGACGACGAATTCGAGCGACGCCTGTATGTGATCCGGAAGTGCGCGGAGCGGGCGGTGCGGGAATCCGCCATCGAAGGGCGTGAGTACTTCTATATCCCCAGTCTGTCCAGCAGCACCATCGTGTATAAGGGCCTGTTACTGCCGCATCAGATTCCCCAGTACTATCAAGACCTGACCGACAGCAGCGTGACGAGCGGCCTGGCCCTCGTGCACTCGCGCTTCAGCACGAATACCTTCCCGACCTGGCCGCTGGCCCATCCCTATCGCTACATTTGCCACAACGGTGAAATCAACACGTTGAAGGGCAACGTGAATTGGATGCGCGCTCGACAGGGGCGGCTGAACACTGAACTGTTCGGCGAGGACCTGCAGAAACTGTTTCCCATCGTGTACGAGAACCAGAGCGATTCGGCCTGTTTGGACAACGCGCTCGAATTTCTGGTGCTCGGCGGGCGGTCGCTGCCGCACGCGATGATGATGTTGATTCCCGAACCCTGGGTCGCCAATCCGCAGATGGACCTGGATCGCCGTGGATTCTACGAGTACCACGCCGCCATGCAGGAACCCTGGGACGGACCGGCTGCCGTGTGTTTCACCGACGGCAAGCTGATCGGCGCCACGCTGGATCGAAATGGGCTCCGTCCCTGTCGTTATCAGGTGACTACCGACGGTCTGGTGGTGCTGGCGTCCGAAGCGGGCGTGCTTCCGATGGACCCGCAGCGGATTCGGCAGAAGGGCCGTTTGATGCCGGGACGGATGTTCCTCGTGGACACCGTGCAAGGCCGCATTATCGACGACGAAGAAGTCAAAGCCGATATCGTGCGTCGCAAGCCCTATCGCTCCTGGGTGGCTCAGTATCGGATTTCGCTCGATGAGTTGCCGGATCCGATCAACGTGCCGCAGCCGGATCATGCCACGATCCGGCAGCGCCAGCAGGCGTTCGGCTACACCGTCGAAGAACTGAAGATGGTCATCACCCCGATGGTGGTGGAGGGGCAGGAGGCGATCTCGTCGATGGGCACGGACACGCCGCTGGCGGTGTTGTCGGATCGGCCGCAACTGCTGTTCAAATACTTCAAGCAACTCTTTGCGCAGGTCACGAATCCGCCGATCGATCCGATCCGCGAAGAGCTCGTGATGTCGCTCACGACCAGCATCGGGCCCAAGCCTAATCTGATGGATGAACATCCGGAATCCTGCCGGCGCATCCGGGTGAAGCAGCCGATCCTGACGAACGCCGATCTGCAGAAGATCCGCGAGATTAACGACCCCAATTTTAAGAGCAAGACGCTGAAGATGTTGTTCCGCGTCGCCGAAGGCCCGGAAGGGTTAGGCGCGGCGGTTGACGATCTCTGCCGCCAGGCCTCGCAGGCGATTCGCGAGGGGTACAAATTCCTCATCCTCAGCGATCGCGGGGTCAATGCGGACTACGCGCCGATTCCGAGTCTGCTCGGTGTGGCGGCGGTGCACCATCACCTGGTGCGGGAATGCACGAGGACCGAAGTGGGCCTGACGGTGGAAACCGGCGAGCCGCGCGATGTCCATCACTTCGCTTGCCTGATCGGTTTCGGAGCCGGGACGGTGAATCCCTACCTGGTGTTCGAGTCGCTGGTGGACTTGGAGCGTGACGGCTATTTCCCCGAAGGGCTCGACGCGCCGACGGCGGAAGGCAAGTTCATCAAAGCCATTAACAAAGGCTTGCTCAAGATCTTCTCGAAGATGGGCATCTCCACGGTCCAATCCTATTGTGGCGCGCAGATTTTCGAAGCGATCGGACTCAATCACGAATTGATCGACCGCTATTTCACCGGCACGCCGTCGCGGATCGAAGGCATCAGCATCCGGGAGATCGGTGAAGAGACGTTGCGACGGCATCGCGTGGCCTACGAGCCGGCCCCGATCCGGCAGTTGGATTTCGGCGGCGAGATTCACTATCGCATCCAGGGCGAGCACCATAATTGGAATCCGGACACCATCTATAAGTTGCAGCATGCGACCAGGAACAACGATCCGAAGACGTTCGCCGAGTTTTCGCAGCTGGTGAACGATGAAAGCAGGCGCCGGTCGAACCTGCGCGGCTTGCTAGAGTTCAAGTTCCAGCCTGAGGCGATTCCGCTCGATGAGGTGGAGCCGGCGAAGGACATCGTGAAGCGATTCACGACCGGTGCCATGTCGTTCGGGTCGATCAGCAAAGAAGCCCATGAGACGCTGGCCATCGCGATGAACCGGCTGGGCGCGAAGAGCAACACCGGCGAAGGCGGCGAAGATCCCGAACGGTTCACGCCGCTGCCGAACGGCGATTCCAGAAACAGCTACATCAAGCAGGTGGCGTCGGCGCGGTTCGGAGTCACGAGCCACTACCTCGTGAATGCCAAGGAACTGCAAATCAAGATGGCGCAGGGAGCCAAGCCGGGTGAAGGCGGACAGCTGCCCGGTCATAAGGTCGATGA
Encoded proteins:
- a CDS encoding sigma-54-dependent Fis family transcriptional regulator, which translates into the protein MKAKVLIVDDDQDIVTMLQDRLDAGGYKTLTASDGLRGIELIEQESPNLVLLDLYLPRLKGMDVLKRMAQNKQSEDIPVIVMTAAGTIPDAVEAMRHGAYDFLTKPLEKDHLLIVIQKALERDSLKRQVAALQSDVQNRYATIVGDSPKIQTIIESARRAANSDASILLLGESGTGKELFARSIHQWSPRQSMPMVVINCVALTETLLENELFGHERGAFTGADRLQKGKLEMAEGGTVFLDEIGDMPLPLQAKLLRVLQDKEFQRVGGTRSVSVNIRFVAATNKDLKQAVKAGQFREDLFFRLNVVSFTLPPLRERSEDIVRLAEFFLKRHAYEAKRPGVSLSPAARAALTHYPWPGNIRELDNVLSRAVVLSPSDVIEPEFLALSPDDAAGKGSSEHGLPYLNLTYHESMEAHSAYIIERALEKAAGNQTKAAEFLDLQRTYLARLIKQRKSTPDE
- a CDS encoding DUF1015 domain-containing protein, which produces MAHVIPFHGTLYNPATVGDVRQVVAPPYDIIDASLQKTLHDRHPNNVIRLELGYEQPGDTTGNNKYLRAAGALKEWLKSGALRRDDKPAIYYHTIEYQPPYSAPGTPTKVFKGFLSTVELEEFGSGKIYPHENTRAAAKTDRLNLLEACRANFSAIISLYSDPQNDVLTLIERSIASDKPRIDFQDDVGFRQRLWSVTDPAVLAKVVEIMHTKQLFIADGHHRYETALNYRRARRQQADAPSGPQPYDNVLMLFASLEDKGLTVLPTHRVLTTGVPAPKDLLRMLDPVFEVTTLPFQAGNEAQVRGQFIETLRSRGQSVPMFGLALKNDPQYYLLTLREAQRPSASASPRDRLDVSLLQQHVVTTLCPTQQEQEAMLYSKDDHEALNWVRQGTGTAALLLNPTKVAEVKAVASAGERMPHKSTYFFPKPLTGLVMNVMEG
- a CDS encoding polyprenyl synthetase family protein, with the protein product MSNGPTTLTLHSMADVWDVYREELEGVEEQIRKNLDSSVALVNTVAAHILNSGGKRVRPLFVLLSAHLCGYAGQDHQALGSLVEFIHTATLLHDDVVDDADLRRGRRTASKVWGNQISILVGDYLYSRAICQIVDFRNQGINEALSEACRKMAEGEVLQLYYNGNPLMPESEYLRIIEHKTAGLIAASCKIGAIVGGATEELQEALFRFGQRLGIAFQLADDTLDYTANGEHLGKTLGQDLRQGKATLPLLHLLQHCSEPDRQLIKDRMETRTLTDEELRRIVGLMQEYGSIAYAMERAHAFVAAAKRDLDLFHDNTAKRALAIAADYMVTRDR
- the gltB gene encoding glutamate synthase large subunit, giving the protein MNVPGLPPKQGLYDPQHEKDACGVGFVVDIKGQRTHQIVQQGLQVLESLTHRGAQGCDPCTGDGAGILLQVPHEFFKRAAKDCGIKLPGAGEYGVGMVFLPPDADARAQCETVFNRVIKDANAKLLGWRDVPVKSDAIGELARTTEPFMRQVFIARGIFTDDEFERRLYVIRKCAERAVRESAIEGREYFYIPSLSSSTIVYKGLLLPHQIPQYYQDLTDSSVTSGLALVHSRFSTNTFPTWPLAHPYRYICHNGEINTLKGNVNWMRARQGRLNTELFGEDLQKLFPIVYENQSDSACLDNALEFLVLGGRSLPHAMMMLIPEPWVANPQMDLDRRGFYEYHAAMQEPWDGPAAVCFTDGKLIGATLDRNGLRPCRYQVTTDGLVVLASEAGVLPMDPQRIRQKGRLMPGRMFLVDTVQGRIIDDEEVKADIVRRKPYRSWVAQYRISLDELPDPINVPQPDHATIRQRQQAFGYTVEELKMVITPMVVEGQEAISSMGTDTPLAVLSDRPQLLFKYFKQLFAQVTNPPIDPIREELVMSLTTSIGPKPNLMDEHPESCRRIRVKQPILTNADLQKIREINDPNFKSKTLKMLFRVAEGPEGLGAAVDDLCRQASQAIREGYKFLILSDRGVNADYAPIPSLLGVAAVHHHLVRECTRTEVGLTVETGEPRDVHHFACLIGFGAGTVNPYLVFESLVDLERDGYFPEGLDAPTAEGKFIKAINKGLLKIFSKMGISTVQSYCGAQIFEAIGLNHELIDRYFTGTPSRIEGISIREIGEETLRRHRVAYEPAPIRQLDFGGEIHYRIQGEHHNWNPDTIYKLQHATRNNDPKTFAEFSQLVNDESRRRSNLRGLLEFKFQPEAIPLDEVEPAKDIVKRFTTGAMSFGSISKEAHETLAIAMNRLGAKSNTGEGGEDPERFTPLPNGDSRNSYIKQVASARFGVTSHYLVNAKELQIKMAQGAKPGEGGQLPGHKVDENIARLRYSTPGVQLISPPPHHDIYSIEDLAQLIFDLKNANSEAAVSVKLVSEVGVGTVAAGVAKAHADKVLISGDSGGTGASPLSSIKYAGVPWELGLAETHQTLVLNDLRGRIRVETDGQMKTGRDVAIAALLGAEEYGFATAPLIIEGCIMMRKCHLNTCPVGIATQDPVLRKKFTGQPEHVVNFFFFIAEELRQIMAKLGFRTINEMVGRVDKLKIHKAVEHWKAKGLDLTPLLKMPEVGPEVSRYCVQKQDHGIADILDRKLIEQCRPAIDRGEKVMLELPIRNLNRTVGTMLSSQIAKKYGLEGLPADTITIKFNGSAGQSFGAFLSRGITLVLEGESNDYIGKGLSGGKIIVFPPKNAIYTPEETILVGNTSLYGGTQGEAYFYGMAGERFAVRNSGVRAVVEGTGDHGCEYMTGGVVAVLGRTGRNFAAGMSGGVAFVLNELDKFQSRCNLGMVELEQVTSDDDKKLLHDMITSHFMYTGSRNAKRILDGWDAILPKFVKVMPIDYKRVLAERKAAAAKVAK